The genomic window ACCCTGCAGGAGGAATAGAGATTATACACAGGGACAGCATCGTCGCAGGGGCTTGTGCGAATGAGAAATTTATCTACCGGATCTGGACAGCTACGGACAGCTGTGGCAATTCGAGTAGATGCACGCAATTGATCACCACAGAGGACAATACAGCACCAATGATAACATGCCCTGCTGACCTGACGATCAGCTGTGAAGCGGATACGAGTGCTGCAGTAAGAGGCTTTGCGACGGCTACGGACAATTGCGACCCTGCGGGAGGAATAGAAATTATACACAGGGACAGCATCGTCTCCGGTACCTGTGCGAATGAGAAATTTATCTACCGGATCTGGACGGCTACGGACAGTTGTGGTAATGCGAGCAATTGCACGCAGTTGATCACCACTATTGATACGATTGCACCAATTGTCGAATGTAGAGATACAAACTTCGTTTATTCAGGCGATCATTATGTAATTGTTTATCCAGATTTATTTATTAAAAATCTAAGTGATAATTGTTCAGACCATTTTATTAAGAGCATTGACCATGACACGATATTCTGTAATAGAGGTTTATATCTTGATACAATTCAGGTATTTGTCGAAGATGAATGTGGTAATATTGGCACATGTTCTTCTATCGTTGAATTAATTGACATTACTCCACCTTCTATCACATGTCCACCTGATTTAACTATATCTCTGAACTCATGCGAATGTTTTGCCGATCTAACTGAAGATGGAATGGTAACGATAGCGGATCTGATAAACTTTACCGACAATTGTGATACAGCATTAACGTATATTCAACTGATGCCTACACAGTTTGGGATAGATTCAATTCCAGTTGGAGTCCATGAATTTACATTTGCTGGAATTGATGATTTTGGAAATGCAGATACGTGTAGTTTCCTGGTAACTGTATTAGGTTCACAAGGAGAGGAAATAATCTGTAATTCAAATATACATTTTTCACTTGATGAAAACTGCCAAGGTATTGTATATCCATCATTGACTGTCTTGAATAAAAACTGTAGCGATGATGCTTATACTGTTTTGTTGTTTGATGAACATAATATACCTATACCGAATCAAATTCTGACGAGGGAGTATATCGGTACTAAGATAACAGCAAAAACGTACTATAGATGTTCTCCTAATTATTGTTGGACAACTGTTTTGGTGGAAGATAAATTAGCACCTAAATTGGTGTGTCGTATAGATTCTTTGTATTGTTTTGAAGATAGCTTGATAATGCCGGATGTGATTGAAGCTTGTGGTGTTGCAAAAATAAATGTGATTGATGTGATTTATGAATCTATCATGTGTGATGAGAATGTGTTAGGTAAGAAAAAAGTTAAATATCAAGCTGTGGATTCTTATGGAAATAAAAGTGAAATATGTGAATCCGAAATTTATTTTAAAAGAATTCCATTTGATTCCATTGGAGCACCAGACTTTCAGAGTTTAACATGTTCCCAAAAGTATAAGAAGGATGCACAGGGAAATCCAGATCCATCAGTAACAGGGTATCCAAAATTTGGAGAATTCTTGCTCAAACCAGGAATGAGTTTAACTTGCAATATTTTTGTCAATTATACAGATCTCGATTTAATTACTTCAGATTGTAAAAAGAAAATCTGGAGATTGTGGAATATCAGAGAGTGGAATTGTGGAAAAGAAATTACTAAAACCTTAAATCAGTTTATTGAGATCATTGATAATGAAGCACCCGTTTTTACTAGCTCTCTCTCGGCTTTATTTGATTTGGAGACTGCGAATAATTGCGAAGCTATATTCTATTTACCTAAATTGGATGTAGTAGATAATTGTTCTCAGATTTCTCAAATTTGTTATTCAATTAATGGTTTTACAGATATTTACCATGAAGGAAAACAAGTTCGAATTCCATTAGGTAATCAAATATTGGCTTATATAGTTTCGGACGCATGTGGTAACCAAAGTACTTTTACTTCACAGATTAGGGTTATCGACAAAACTGCTCCTACTGTAGTTTGTGATGCGAATACTGTGGTGAGTTTAAATACAGATGGTGAGGCTTGGCTAAATGCAAATTCTATTGCTTCGGACTCATATGACAATTGTTCAACGATTACAATCCGAGGAAGAAGAATGGAGAATTCTCCTTGTTTGGTTGATTCTATGCAATGGTTGGATAAAATTTATTTTTGTTGTGAAGATATTGGTAAAACAATTATGGTTGCCATCAGAGTAACTGATCAAAGTGGAAACCAAAATATCTGTATGGTGAATGTAGAAGTCCAAAGTAAAGCACAGTTTGCAGTGGTGTGTTTACCAGACGTAATTGTAGATTGTTCCGCCCATCAATTCAAAAATGAATTGAGTGTTTACGGAAAATTTGTGCAAAAGGATACGGACCGTAAATTTATTGAAATCGATAGCTCACTACATCCCATATTTATTGGGCAAGCAATAGATGGATTAGTTAGTCACTCATGCAGTATAATTATTGATGAGCATGTTGATAGCAGTGGCTTGAATTCTTGTGGAATAGGTGTAATGAGGAGAGTGTTTTATTTTAACATGGCTAATCAAATCATAGATAGTTGTATTCAGTACATCACCTTCAGGTCATTAGATGCCTTAGAGGAATCTGAAATCGTGTGGCCACTAGATTTGGATACTACCGATGTGTGTAACCCACTTTTATTGCGGCCAGAAGTGCTAAAATCAAAGAATTACAGTTATCCGTATGTGAAAATAAATAGTTGTCGAAACATTTTGTTTTCTTATTCCGATGAAATATTTGGCGCTTCAGCTTCCTGTTATAAAATCCAACGAAATTGGTCTGCAATAGATTGGTGCAGCCAATTGCCAAATCGTTTACCGCATATTATTACATATCATCAAATTGTAAATGTGTCGAGTACGGATATTCCTCGCTTTGAGGGAACCTGCGAGGATATAGATTTGTGTAACCCTAATTTGGATTGTTCTCCAATGAAATGGAAAGCTAGTCATAGAGCAGTTACTCATTGCGGCTTTGATTCTTTGTTAAATTGGACGATTCGTTGTGATTTATTCAATGATAATGTTACAGATATCATCAAGTTTTCGTTGGATTCGGTATTTGATTTGCCAATGGGAACTCACTGGATCCATGTAACTGTTAGCAATGGTTGTGGTTTAGAGAACAGTTGTTCTTATTTTGTGAAGGTCAAATCTTGTAAATTACCGACTGTTTATTGTCGTACGGGTATAATAGTGAATTTGGAAGCCGTCGATAAAAATAAAGATGGAATTCCAGATGATGAGGAGGTAGTTGTTTGGGCTAAAGACCTTGATGCAGGAAGTTCTCAATCCTGTGGTCAACGACTTATTTTTAGTTTTAGCAAAGATACTTCAAACGTAAAAAAAGTACTGAATTGTGATAATATTGGCAGGAATGATCTGGAATTGTGGGTTACTGACGAATACGGAAACCAATCATTTTGTAAGACGATAGTAATTGTCGATGATCTAAATCAGGTGCCAATCTGTGATCAAAATTTAGCAGGATTGACAATTGAGGGTGAGTTGAAGACTGCTATAGGTGATGGAGTTGAAAATGCTGATGTTTTGATTTCAGGGGCGAAAAAATTCAATACATTTTCTGATGAATTGGGTGAGTTTTCATTTCAACATATTCAAAGGGATAAATCATATTTACTCAGACCATATAAAAATGATGATTGGCTGAACGGAGTATCGACTGCTGATATCGTTAAAATTCAAAAACATATTTTAGGTATTGAATCCTTCCAGACTGGGGCACTTTACATTGCGGGAGATGTAAACAGAAGTGGCACGATCACAGCACGAGATATCAGTGAATTGAGAAAGCTGATTTTAGGTGTTCAATCCAAAGTTGAGGGCAATACAAGTTGGCGCTTTATTGACCATGCGTACCCTTATTTATTGCAAAATTATGATCCGCTGCATGACAATTTGCCGGAGGAAGTTAGTTTAACTAAAACTGGTGCTTATTCATTTGTACCTTTTACAGGTATAAAAGTAGGAGATCTGAACGGCAACGTTAAGGCTAATGCACATTTTGGTCAGGTACAAGCCCGAACAACTGAACCGGTTAATATTTATACAGAGGATATCATTTTAATGCCGGGAACAGTCAATAAGCTTTCTTTTAATTTGGGAGAGTTAAACTCTGTTCTTGCCATACAGGGTACCCTAAGGTTTAATCCAGATTTGGTGAAGGGGGTTGTCGCTCATTCAAATTTATCGGAAGGGACTGGAACAGAATTTTTTAATTTGGAAGGAGTAAAACAAGGTTACATTTCCTTTGCTTGCCATACGGTACATCCTATCGAATCATTTCAGGAAGTTTTTGGACTCGAAATTGAAGTGAATCAATGGATTAAATTGTCTGATCTGATTAATTTGGGCTCAGATTTAACAAATGCAATAGCAGTAGATGAAAATCTTCAGGAACATATCTTGAGATGGAATGCTACAATTGGCAATGAGTTTGAAAAACAGGCATCAAGTATTTCCAGTCAACCCAATCCTTGGGCAAAGCAAACAAAAATTTATTTGCCAATAGGTGCAGGTGCATTGAAGAGTATTATGGTGTTTGACGCCGCTGGAAGAAGGGTATATCATGAATACAATCAGTTTGATTCGAAACAAAATTACATTGAATTAAACCGTACAAAAATTCCTTCATCAGGCGTTTATTATTACAAAATCTACACGCAGCATGATGAATATTCTGGTAAAATGCAGGTTGTGGAAGATAAATAGAACTCGGTTAGGAAAAAGAAGGGGATAATTGCAAGCTTAAGATCAAGTAAATGAAGGACATTATTCCTTAATGAAGTCTTGAGTAGTGTTCTGGACATAAATATTTATTTAGTGTTTTATCCCATAAACCGGAATGAGTTAGAAAATAGCCAAAGTATTTAGATTTTGTGTTTCAGTCGAACATAAGAGGCAGTTAAGGTGTTATCTGTAAGGTATCTTTTAATGAGGTGTATTGGTATAGGACTTGTTTCATTATTTTAGCATTGTTTACCGCTGGGTTTAGTGGTTATTCGCAAGATCCTGGGATGAATTCACCGGATGTGACCTTAGGCCATTTCCTTTTTTATGAGAAGAAATTATCGATAAATTCATCCAAATCTTGTTCTTCTTGTCACGACCCATTACTTGCCTTCTCTGATGGATATCGAAGTTCGGTAGGCGTCTATGGAGACCCGCTACCCCATAACTCACCTTCCTTGATCAATGTGGGTTCAAGAGTTTCTTTAGACTGGAAGAAAGCTGACCTCCATTTGTTGGAGGACCAAATGGATAGACCTTTGTTTTCCTTGACACCACCTGAACTAGGAATTGTAAATAATGACAGTTTGTTTTTGAATAAGTTTCGGACTGATAGCTTCTATAAAAAACTATTTAGAGAAGCCTTTCCTCATGAATTAAATCCCATTTCATTTACCAATATTAAAAAATCTATATCAGGCTATTTGCTGCAGTTAAATTCAAGACAATCGGCATTTGATAAATATAAGATTGATCCAAAAATGTATCCCTTAAATAAGGATGCAATGAAAGGGATGAAGATTTTTTTTGGAAAGAAGGCTTCATGTTTTATATGTCATGGTGGACAGGATTTTGACAAGCCTGAGATTGGTTCCCATTTTGCGAATACCGGTTTATATTCTTGTCGGGAATTGGACCCCGGAGAAATATCAAATGTGAAAAATGGTTTAGCAATAGATTCTTTGTCATTTCGTATTCCGAGTTTAAGAAATGTAGCACTCACAGGGCCATACTATCATGATGGAAGTGAAGATGAATTATTGGATGTAATCGGGAATTATGTTCGCGGCGGTAGAAATGTTGATTTTGGTGATTGTAAGGGTGAAGGATTTGTACATTTATTGAAAGATAGTAGAATGAAGAAGTTTCGGCTGTCAAATAATGAAAAATTGGAGTTGATCGCATTTTTAAATACACTTACAGATACTTCCTATCTTTGTAATAAACTTTTTATCAATCCGTTTGAAAATGAGTAAGTTAAGATTTTTTATACTAAATTTAATTGTATTCAGGTTTCTGAAGATTACAGTTTTTTTAGTTTTGGTATTGGAATTATCTGGGCAAGATTTGTTGGTAAAACGAAATATGCAAATATCTCACGTGTTGAGAGATTCTTTTCCTGTAATCAGATTAGTTTCAGGGAATCAATCAGAGGAGTTTATTGCTCAAGAATTATTTTTAAATTATCCCAAAACAAAGTCATATTTCTCAGAAGAGAAATCAGGCAAACCTTACCTGAACGAAATTTTTTCTGTTTCAAAAATAAGACCTTCTGATTTACCTCCGGGACAAAAATTGGAAAATCCTGATAAAGTTTATCGTGTGGAATTGTACAATTTTGGAATGAATCAATCTCTTATCGGATTGGTTGATGTTGAAAAAACCAAAGTTGTTTATTTCCACACATTTGAAAACTTTCAACCTGATATTCCACCTCATCTCGCAGCTTTAGCTGAAGATATCGCTTTGTCTGATCCTGATGTCATAAAACAATATGGTCAAGATTTAGACCCTCTGTCGGTGCGGATGTCTTCTACAAAAACAGCATTGAATAGGTCTTCCTGTCAGCGTTCACAACATCTGTGTGTGGCACCAACGTTTGTAAAAAATGAGCGCGCTATGTGGGTAATCGTTGATCTAACTTCATTGAAAGTGGTAGGTGTAAAATGGACAGAAGTTGGGAAAACCGGACCCGCCATTACGGAGCGAATGTTGCAAAATGAAAAAGTGATGACTTGTTATTGCGAAGTTGAAAACAAAGTAAGCAAGAATGGATGGTCTTTTTTATATACTTTGACTAGATCGGATGGTCTGCGAGTAAGTAATATATCATTCAAGGGTATCCCACTTTACAGAGATGTGAAAACAGTGGATTGGCACGTGTCTTATTCCAATACTGAAGGATTTGGATACAGTGATGCCATTGGTTGTCCTGAATATAGTCAAGCAGCGGTAGTTGCTGTCGAGCCACCTGTGATATATCCTATTATTGAAAATCAGGATACCGTTGGATTTGGTTTATCTCAGAAATATTTTAGTGAAGGTTGGCCCACGCCTTGCAGTTATAATTATGAACAGCACTTTGAGTTTTTTAATGATGGAAGTTTCAGACCTGTGATTGGTTCTATAGGACGAGGTTGTGGTAATGATGGCACATATCGCCCGGTAACAAGAATTAGTTTTTTTTCACCACAAATGAATTTTTATTCCGCTCAAAAGAATAAGTGGAAGAAATGGTCGATGGAAAATTGGGCTCTTGAAAATTTTCCTTCAGAATATTTTAAGAATAAATATTTAGGTAAATTTACTACAGGCAGCAAGTCATCTGAGATATGGATTGAAGGCAATAGGGGACAATTCGGAGATGGAGGTCGTGGAGATAAAGCATATTTTTATCTGACCAAAGATCATCCAAATCAAGATGAAGGTACAGTAGATCTTCCAACTATTGGTCCTTGTTGTAATTTGGACTATAAACAAGGCCCTGACAAGTTCATCGATCCTCAACCTGAGCCAATTGAAAATAGTGCATTGGTATTTTGGTATGTCCCACAAATTAAAAATGACGACAGAAAGGGTAATGAGTATTGCTGGGCTGAATCCGTGCTTGAGAATGGTGTGTTTGTACCCAAAATTTATCCATGCTTTTCGGGGCCAAAATTTATTCTGAAATGACATATTATTCAATATACTTTCAAGTTGTATTTTGCTTTGTTTTACTTTACTGTTCGAATGGACTTGATGCTCAATCTTGTGCAAGAACTCCAGGATATTTTGCAAATTTGGGTTTTGATCGGACAAGGTCTGCGCTGAGTTCTACAGAAAGAAAATTCGTTGGAGTAGTGCTTATAGAACTTTCTGATGTTCGTAATTTACAATCTGAACGCACAAAATTATATCAGCATCCAAGTTGGCGATCTGCCGGATATGTTGGCGCTATTGCTACAGACCAAGTAGGAAATTCATATATTTTGCCCAAGCCAACAGTTAATATGGAGAATAATCCGGAAGAGCATATGCATACAGTCTACAGAATTGATTCCAAAACCGGCATACTTGACTCATTTGTGAAATTGCCAATTCAATTTCATAGATCACTTCAAAATGTATTTGGACTCATGGGTTCTTATTATGATTGTGAGACTCAAACTCTTTTTGTAAGCACAGTTGCCGGATCTAATGCGCAACAACAGCTGGGTCAGGTTTATGCGATTGATGTGAATACAAGGAAAACTACTCAAATTCTCGATAGCACTGATATTCTTGGTCTGACACTGAGGAAGGAGTTAACTGGAGATTATCGATTATATTATGGAAGTGCAAGAGAATCAATAGTATATTCTATACCATTGGACAAAAATTTTATTGCGACAGCGGGACCTAAAATGGAAATTGATATCAATGGTATAGGCCCAAGAGGAGATGATCGAGTGAGGAAGATAAGATTTCAATCTGATGGGTCAATGATTGCAACCGGAACACCATTCTTTTATAATCTAACACCTGCTGCGATTAATCCGGAGAGTAATTATGTATTCATTCAAAATAAGGAAAGTGGTGTTTGGGAATTATACCGCTAAATATTTTTTGAATAATGAAAATTAGTATTTGACTTGAGTATCATCTATTCAGGTATTTTGCTCCATTAAGAAAGTAAACCATTTTTACACTGAAAAGATTGTCTTTGGCTGCGGACAAGATTTTATCTAATTGATTTCCGTAATCAGGTTGTTTTTTATTATCTATAGTTTGACTATGTTCGGCACTGTTTTTCCAAACCAGGGTCAAATAACTACCAGGACGAAATTGATACTGTAATACCGCGTCAATATTGAAAAATTGAATGCTAAAGTCATGCTCTCCATCATAATTGCTTGTGCCTAAACCGCCATCATCTTGCAGTACATAGAATCTATTGTGAATAAGGTTGGTATTATAATGTCTTGCGATAATGGAAAAACTGGCTAATTTAGTCATATTGTATTTGAAGTATATGGAATGACTCAAGGTAACTTGTTTCCTTTCCCCTATGATAATTTCATCATCAGACACATTTGTAACATAGCCTCTTTCATTGTACAGTGAGCTGTAAAACAAATTATAACTTACATTGATTTTATCATTGAAGCGATACGATGGTTCAATGCCAAAGCTGAAGTTGTAATAATTTTTTCTAAGTTCAATACTTGTACTATAGTATGCAAATAACCTCATTTTTTTTCGTGAATCTGTACTGAAATTGAATCCATTATTCCAATAGGGCAGGATTCTAAGTTTTTTTCCTGCAATACGTGGTTCGTTAAAATCATATGAGGCAAAGGGTTGGATGTAATTCCACCAATTCACGCTTCCTTGATTTTTAAGTCCGGCCCAAAATCCAATATTGCTGAACCAATTTGCGTATTTAAAAGGAGAGTATTGATTAGAATAACCACCGTTTATCCACCAGTTCGAGCTATTGAAATACTTATTGGCAGAAGTTTGATTATAAGTAATCCCTCCACCGGAGGTCATCCTATTATTCCCGGAGTAATAGCCTAAATCGGAAGGGTCCCATCTGTCACTTATAATGTCATTCCAAACATTCCAATTGATTTCTCCACTGATTTTTCCAAAGCTTGCTTCATTTGTATAGCCTAAACGAACTCGGCTTCCGGGATTAAAAATTGCGGATATTTTTGGTATGATGGCAAATTGATAGTTGTTTTTTTTATCTTTTTGGATATATTCAAGACCACTCACGTTTGCATCTCTATATAATCCACTACGGAGAGTGCTTGCATTGATTAATGAAACAGAGGATTGATTTGGTAGTAATTTTTGGATAACTGTGACATTGTAATTTGTCAATGGTGATACCAGTATTTTTTTTGTACTCCCTGAGTTCATATTTTTTATTTTCGCGTACGCTGGGGCGGAAACGGCATTAAATATTCCAATTCCCCATTTTGAAGGAGTCCGTCCGGAAAATTTTGAAGCATTGTAAAGTTGTGCTTCGAAAGGTATGGATTGGATAATTTCATATTCAGATAAATTGGGATTAATTTGTAAGTAAGAGTATGGAATTCCACCAACTCTGCGACTATAAAAAATATTACATTTATTGAATAGGTCAACAGCTTCGGTGAAAAAGGGTCGCCTTTCTTCAAACCGCTGTTCGAAAGGGCTAAGATTTAATACTTTTTAATCTGATGCAACTTGAGAGAAATCAGGTATGACAGTGGCATCCAATGTGAAATTTTCATTGATCCCATATTTGATGTCCATGCCTCCGGAAATCCCTTTTTGGACTTGTAAATGAGTATTTTCTTTATTTGCCTGATTGGGTGGAGCGCTTTTGTAATTCAATGAAATATACGGATGTAATGACAAGCGAAGTGCATTTTTTATATCTTTAATTCCTACTAAGTTGCCATATTGTCTCACTATACCATTAATATTTGGATTGATTGCTTGCCAGGAAGAGGTTTCACCATTTCGCTTCACAAATCTTGCGAATTGCAGACCCCAGTTTTGATCTGTTTTTTTTGGAAATCTGAGATTAAAAAGTGGAATTTTCATTTCTACACTCCATCCATCATTGGATTTTTGTACAGCGGATTCCCATACTCCATCCCAATTGAAATCGAGTAGGTTGGTTCCGTTATCCGTTTCAAATTTGCCCAATCTGGCATCAGCTTGTACTCCGGCTGCTGTCACAATAAATCGAAAACCGGTCAAGTCATCGTCATAAGTATCAAGACTCATCGTAAAATAATCCACGTTCGTTTCTCCCAGTTCATCTCGACTTGTAACTTGTGCACTCACTTTATTTGGATCATCATATAGTTGTGCTCCTACATAGATGTATTGATCTGTAAATGACATTCTGACCACAGTTTTAAATTCTGTCTTGGCAAATGGCATTGGTTCAAATTGTGTGAAATCACTTTGAGATTCTGCAACATTCCAGAAACTTTCAGAAAGTACTCCATCTACAATGATTGGTTCAGTTGTTTTTATTATGTGGTACGTTCTTTTTACAGGGAGAGTGTCTTGACCAAAAAGTGTACAGTAAATTGAGCAAAAGAATAGAATATGAAGATATATAATGGATTTCATGAATTTCAATTGAAGTATGTTTAGCAATCGTTTATGTGGATTGTATCAGAGCTGTAGTTTAAAATGGAAGCTTATTTTTTTTAAAATAAAAGCTGAATTCAACATTTAAGTGCGACAAGGTTCAAAAATACTTCATTTGGTGTTTTGTAACCTAATTTTTTTCTAGGTCGATTATTTATTTGGGATTCAATTCGATCCAAGTCAGTTTGCTTGAGCATGGAAAAGTCTGATTTTTTTGGCAAGTATTGCCGTATTAAACCATTGATATTTTCATTGCAACCTCTTTCATAAGCAGAATATGGATGAGCAAAGTATATCTTAGTATTCAATGCTTTAGCCAATGTTTGATGATCTGCATTTTCTTTTCCATTGTCTAATGTAATTGTGTGGCATAAGTTTTTATATTTTTCAATTTGCAACTGATTGTTTTGGCTGTGAATTTAGCTCCTTTGGACTCCAGCTTAATAATCTTTACAAACAAGGATTTTCTTTCCACCATACTGGCAATTTGGGACTTATGATTCCTTCCTACTATAGTATCTCCTTCCCAATCTCCATACCTTTTTGAGATTCAACAATCTTTGGTCTATCTTCAATACATACTCTGTTTTTGATAATTCCCCTTTGTTTATAGGTATTTTTGCGTCTTCGCCTTCTTCTGTGGGAATGTCTTAAATTACTCCATAGATCACCTCCTTTCCTTTTATCTTCATATACATATTGATATATGCACTCTTTACTAACCCTTTCATACTTATCAATATTCGCTCGACCTTCGATTTGCTCTGGGCTCCACTTGATTTTAAGTAATTGATCCACTTTGCATCTAAGATCGCTTGTAATTTTATTCTTCCTTCCCTTTCCTTGTGCTCTCTGTTCACTCCGATCCTGCGCTCTTGCGCTTCCATATAACTTGTATGAACCAGGTGAAGAGTTTCTATCGAGTTCCCGATATATTGTGCTTCTATGAAACCCTAATTCCAAAGCTATCTGAATAATGCTCATTCCTTGCCTTCTAAATTGTTCAATTAATACCCTTTGAGGGTAGGTGATTTGTTTATACATTTGTGTACAGTTAAAAATCTTGAGGGGAAAGTACCTATTTTTAGAATAGGTCTTTCTCCAAAAGAATATTTTATTAACTGTCGCACTTATTTATGGAATCTAGTAAATATATAACCATTAAAGAATGAATTATTAGAAAGTATAAGTGATTTGTACAATTTTATTTCGGATAATTCGGAAAAAATCACAAGGTGCACACTTGATTGCACCATGATATTACAATTTGGAAAAAATTAATTCATTTGGATTGATATTTGGATATGATCGCAGGATTTTGTTCCAGTTATTTGTTTATATAATGCTTGAATTTTATTAAATTCATTTCTTTCTAATGTTTTACCATTGGCGTTCATTTGGTCATCATTCCATTGAAAAATTAATCGGTCACCTTCATTCAAATTTCCTTGACGGATAAGTTCACTGTATAGGGAAATTTGCCAGAAATTCATATTATCTTTTCGATCCGCTGCTTGTTCTTGCTTATTGTAACTATCTTTTATATTAGAAATTTCTTCATTCATTTTAGAGAGTTCAGATTTTATCTTTTTTGTTTCCTTGTTTTGTTTACCATCTTGTTCTAAACTTTCAATTTGATTACTCAATTGATCTATGCACCATTGCAAGTTAGATCTAAAGTCTTCTATTGATTCTGTCTGTTCAAAATCCAGATCTTCCACTTCAACATGTAATTGATCAATCATTTTTTGAATTTCTTTTCGATCCGTTGAACCGGATTCGTGATCGATTGCTTGCGGGTCATTAATTTGATATGAAAATGAATTTTGCCAAGCAGTTTTGCTTATTCTATTTTTTCC from Saprospiraceae bacterium includes these protein-coding regions:
- a CDS encoding carbohydrate binding family 9 domain-containing protein: MKSIIYLHILFFCSIYCTLFGQDTLPVKRTYHIIKTTEPIIVDGVLSESFWNVAESQSDFTQFEPMPFAKTEFKTVVRMSFTDQYIYVGAQLYDDPNKVSAQVTSRDELGETNVDYFTMSLDTYDDDLTGFRFIVTAAGVQADARLGKFETDNGTNLLDFNWDGVWESAVQKSNDGWSVEMKIPLFNLRFPKKTDQNWGLQFARFVKRNGETSSWQAINPNINGIVRQYGNLVGIKDIKNALRLSLHPYISLNYKSAPPNQANKENTHLQVQKGISGGMDIKYGINENFTLDATVIPDFSQVASD
- a CDS encoding IS30 family transposase, with protein sequence MQIEKYKNLCHTITLDNGKENADHQTLAKALNTKIYFAHPYSAYERGCNENINGLIRQYLPKKSDFSMLKQTDLDRIESQINNRPRKKLGYKTPNEVFLNLVALKC
- a CDS encoding IS30 family transposase, with protein sequence MYKQITYPQRVLIEQFRRQGMSIIQIALELGFHRSTIYRELDRNSSPGSYKLYGSARAQDRSEQRAQGKGRKNKITSDLRCKVDQLLKIKWSPEQIEGRANIDKYERVSKECIYQYVYEDKRKGGDLWSNLRHSHRRRRRRKNTYKQRGIIKNRVCIEDRPKIVESQKGMEIGKEIL